One segment of Polaribacter huanghezhanensis DNA contains the following:
- a CDS encoding 1-aminocyclopropane-1-carboxylate deaminase/D-cysteine desulfhydrase, translated as MNQQILLPELKDKNLQLFIKREDKIHPFVSGNKFRKLTYNIQEAKRVEQNTLLTFGGAFSNHILATAVAGKLAGLKTIGVIRGDELANDLQKTLANNSTLHQAREHGMQFYFVSRELYREKTSESFLNSLKNKFGKFYVIPEGGTNELAIKGCTEILTNEDEIFDYICVAVGTGGTISGLIKSVKSHQKVLGFPALKGNFLQKEIKNFVTKTNNWNLIHDYHFGGYAKYNEALISFINRFYSETKIPLDPIYTGKMLFGIVDLMKKSYFSENSKILVIHTGGLQGIEGVNNKLAKKNLELITT; from the coding sequence ATTAACCAACAAATTCTTTTACCTGAATTAAAAGACAAGAATCTTCAGCTCTTTATCAAGCGAGAAGATAAAATTCATCCGTTTGTTTCGGGCAATAAATTCAGAAAACTTACATATAATATTCAAGAAGCTAAAAGGGTAGAGCAAAATACTCTGTTAACTTTTGGCGGCGCTTTTTCCAATCATATTTTAGCAACTGCAGTTGCCGGTAAATTAGCTGGTTTAAAAACAATTGGTGTAATTCGCGGAGATGAATTGGCGAACGATTTACAAAAAACGTTAGCAAATAATTCAACATTACATCAAGCGCGCGAACACGGAATGCAATTTTATTTTGTGTCGAGAGAATTGTATCGAGAAAAAACATCAGAATCGTTTCTCAATTCCTTAAAAAATAAATTTGGTAAATTTTATGTAATTCCTGAAGGAGGAACAAACGAATTGGCAATAAAAGGGTGCACAGAAATCTTAACAAATGAAGATGAAATTTTCGATTATATTTGTGTGGCGGTTGGAACTGGAGGAACTATTTCTGGATTGATAAAATCAGTAAAAAGTCATCAAAAAGTACTTGGATTTCCTGCATTGAAAGGCAACTTTTTGCAAAAAGAAATTAAAAATTTTGTTACTAAAACGAATAATTGGAACTTAATACACGACTATCATTTTGGCGGTTATGCAAAATATAATGAGGCGCTAATTTCTTTTATCAATCGGTTTTATTCAGAAACAAAAATTCCATTAGATCCAATTTATACAGGAAAAATGCTTTTTGGAATTGTAGATTTAATGAAAAAGAGCTATTTTTCAGAAAATAGTAAAATTTTGGTCATTCACACTGGAGGTTTACAAGGAATTGAAGGTGTTAACAATAAGTTAGCCAAGAAAAATTTAGAATTAATTACCACTTAA
- a CDS encoding ABC-F family ATP-binding cassette domain-containing protein — MLNVHNLTVSFMGTDLFSGITFKLNKGDRIGLIGKNGAGKSTLLKVLSKDIETSGGTMAFDKDVNMGFLRQDIDFVEGRTILEEAYQAFEEIKGIELKLDEINEQLATRTDYESEEYSQLIHDLTDNTERYELLGGYNYQGDTEKILQGLGFKREDFDKLTDTFSGGWRMRIELAKLLLQNNDILLLDEPTNHLDIESIIWLENFLKGYSGAIVLVSHDKMFLDNVTNRTIEISLGQIYDYKKPYSQFLLLRGEIKEKQLQAQKNQDREIKQKQHLIDKFKAKASKASMAQSLMKQLDKVERIEVDQDDNATMNIRFAKSKEPGKIIIEAENLSKSYGDKHVLENVDLLIERNSRIAFVGQNGQGKSTLAKMMVGDIPFKGHLKLGHNVEIGYFAQNQSEHLPPEKTVLQIMEDAATDSNRARVRDMLGSFLFGGDAVDKKAKVLSGGERNRLALCKLLLSPFNVLIMDEPTNHLDIASKNVLKEALKSFSGTLILVSHDRDFLQGLTDTVYGFKDKVIKEYLGDIDYFLEEHKMENLREAEKRTIVKEIKETAKKETSQLSREEEKELKKLKNKLSKIESEIATIEAQIEQADYDLAQNYEEVSARPNFFKNYEAKKAKLDVLLEDWEQVEEKVTAIS; from the coding sequence ATGCTTAACGTACATAATTTAACAGTCTCTTTTATGGGGACAGATTTGTTTTCTGGAATCACTTTTAAATTAAATAAAGGAGACAGAATTGGATTGATAGGAAAAAATGGAGCAGGAAAATCGACTTTGTTAAAAGTGCTATCTAAAGATATTGAAACCAGTGGAGGAACCATGGCTTTTGATAAAGATGTAAACATGGGTTTTTTACGTCAAGATATCGATTTTGTTGAAGGAAGAACCATTTTAGAAGAAGCGTATCAAGCCTTTGAAGAAATTAAAGGAATTGAGCTAAAGCTCGATGAAATTAATGAACAATTGGCAACAAGAACCGATTATGAAAGTGAAGAGTACAGTCAGTTAATTCATGATCTTACAGACAATACAGAACGTTACGAATTGCTTGGTGGTTATAATTATCAAGGTGATACGGAGAAGATTTTACAAGGTTTAGGTTTTAAAAGAGAAGATTTTGACAAACTTACTGATACCTTTTCTGGTGGATGGAGAATGCGAATTGAATTGGCAAAACTACTATTGCAAAACAATGATATTTTATTGTTAGATGAGCCAACAAATCATTTAGATATCGAATCTATTATTTGGTTAGAAAATTTCTTAAAAGGATATTCTGGCGCAATTGTATTGGTTTCGCATGATAAAATGTTCTTAGATAATGTTACAAATCGGACCATAGAAATTTCTTTGGGACAGATTTACGATTACAAAAAACCGTATTCTCAATTCTTATTATTAAGAGGAGAAATCAAGGAGAAACAATTACAAGCTCAGAAAAATCAAGATAGAGAAATCAAACAAAAGCAACATCTAATAGATAAGTTTAAAGCCAAAGCTAGTAAGGCTTCTATGGCGCAATCCTTAATGAAGCAACTTGATAAAGTTGAACGTATTGAAGTTGATCAAGATGATAATGCAACGATGAACATTCGTTTTGCAAAATCAAAAGAACCAGGAAAAATTATTATAGAAGCAGAAAATTTAAGCAAAAGTTACGGCGATAAGCATGTGTTAGAAAATGTAGATTTATTGATTGAACGCAACAGTAGAATCGCATTTGTTGGTCAAAATGGACAAGGAAAATCGACCTTGGCAAAAATGATGGTTGGAGATATTCCGTTTAAAGGACATTTAAAATTGGGACACAATGTAGAAATCGGATATTTTGCTCAAAATCAATCAGAACATTTACCACCAGAGAAAACAGTTTTGCAAATTATGGAAGATGCCGCGACAGACTCTAACAGAGCACGAGTTAGAGATATGTTAGGTTCGTTTTTGTTTGGTGGCGATGCGGTTGATAAAAAAGCAAAAGTACTTTCTGGAGGCGAACGTAACCGTTTGGCTTTGTGTAAGTTATTGTTGTCTCCGTTTAATGTGTTGATCATGGATGAGCCGACAAACCATTTAGATATTGCCTCAAAAAATGTGTTGAAAGAAGCATTAAAAAGTTTTAGTGGGACATTAATTTTAGTTTCGCACGATAGAGATTTCTTACAAGGATTAACAGATACAGTTTACGGTTTTAAAGACAAAGTAATCAAAGAATATTTAGGTGATATTGATTATTTCTTAGAGGAACACAAAATGGAAAATTTACGTGAAGCCGAAAAGAGAACCATTGTTAAAGAAATAAAAGAAACGGCAAAAAAAGAAACTTCACAATTAAGTAGAGAAGAAGAAAAAGAGCTAAAAAAATTAAAAAATAAATTGTCTAAAATTGAATCTGAGATAGCAACTATAGAAGCTCAAATAGAACAAGCGGATTATGATTTAGCTCAAAATTATGAAGAGGTTTCGGCGCGTCCTAATTTCTTTAAAAATTACGAAGCTAAAAAAGCCAAATTAGATGTTTTATTAGAAGATTGGGAACAAGTTGAGGAGAAAGTTACAGCGATTTCGTAA